One window of Staphylococcus chromogenes genomic DNA carries:
- the atpA gene encoding F0F1 ATP synthase subunit alpha, whose translation MAIKAEEISALLRSQIENYESEMSVTDVGTVIQIGDGIALVHGLNDVMAGELLEFHNGVLGLAQNLEETNVGVVILGPYDEITEGAEVKRTGRIMEVPVGEELIGRVVNPLGQPIDGQGPLNTTKTRPIEKKATGVMARKSVDEPLQTGIKAIDALVPIGRGQRELIIGDRQTGKTTVAIDTILNQKDQDMICVYVAIGQKESTVRASVEKLRQAGALDYTIVVSASAAQPSPMLYIAPYAGVSMAEEFMFNGKHVLVVYDDLTKQAAAYRELSLLLRRPPGREAYPGDVFYLHSRLLERAAKLNDDLGGGSITALPFVETQAGDISAYVPTNVISITDGQIFLQSDLFFSGVRPAINAGLSVSRVGGSAQIKAMKKVAGTLRLDLASYRELESFAQFGSDLDEATAKKLERGKRTVEVLKQDQNKPLPVEHQVLIIYALTRGYLDDIPVEDITRFEAEIIEWTKGNANDIFTEIRETGGLPADEKFEKAINAFKQSFKKSE comes from the coding sequence ATGGCCATAAAAGCTGAGGAAATTAGTGCATTACTTCGCTCTCAAATTGAGAACTATGAGTCAGAAATGTCTGTAACTGATGTAGGGACAGTTATCCAAATTGGTGACGGTATTGCATTAGTACATGGACTGAACGACGTTATGGCTGGCGAATTATTAGAATTCCACAATGGTGTTCTAGGATTAGCACAAAACTTAGAAGAAACTAACGTAGGTGTTGTTATTTTAGGCCCTTACGATGAAATTACAGAAGGTGCTGAAGTAAAACGTACAGGACGTATTATGGAAGTTCCTGTTGGTGAAGAACTTATCGGTCGTGTGGTTAACCCATTAGGTCAACCTATCGATGGTCAAGGTCCATTAAATACAACAAAAACACGCCCAATTGAGAAAAAAGCAACGGGTGTTATGGCTCGTAAATCAGTTGACGAACCATTACAAACAGGTATCAAAGCCATTGACGCATTAGTTCCTATTGGACGTGGACAACGTGAGTTAATTATTGGTGACCGCCAAACAGGTAAAACAACGGTTGCTATTGATACAATTTTAAACCAAAAAGACCAAGATATGATTTGTGTTTATGTAGCGATTGGTCAAAAAGAATCAACGGTACGTGCTTCTGTTGAAAAATTACGTCAAGCGGGCGCATTAGATTATACAATAGTTGTATCAGCATCAGCCGCACAACCTTCACCAATGTTATACATTGCACCATATGCAGGTGTTTCAATGGCTGAAGAATTCATGTTTAACGGAAAACATGTGCTTGTTGTGTATGATGATTTAACGAAACAAGCAGCAGCTTACCGTGAGTTATCATTATTATTACGTCGTCCACCAGGCCGTGAAGCTTATCCAGGTGATGTATTCTACTTACATAGTCGTTTATTAGAACGTGCGGCTAAGTTGAATGATGATTTAGGTGGAGGCTCAATTACAGCTTTACCATTCGTTGAAACACAAGCTGGAGATATCTCAGCATATGTTCCTACAAACGTTATTTCTATTACTGACGGTCAAATCTTCTTGCAATCTGATTTGTTCTTCTCAGGTGTTCGACCTGCCATTAATGCCGGTCTTTCAGTATCACGTGTAGGGGGCTCTGCGCAAATTAAAGCGATGAAGAAAGTTGCAGGGACATTACGTTTAGACCTTGCTTCATACCGTGAATTAGAATCGTTCGCACAATTTGGTTCAGACCTAGATGAAGCGACTGCCAAAAAACTTGAACGTGGTAAACGTACAGTTGAGGTCTTAAAACAAGATCAAAACAAACCATTACCTGTTGAACATCAAGTGCTCATCATTTATGCATTAACACGTGGATATCTTGATGATATTCCAGTAGAAGACATTACACGTTTTGAAGCTGAAATCATTGAATGGACGAAAGGAAATGCAAATGACATTTTCACTGAAATCCGTGAAACAGGTGGCTTACCTGCTGACGAAAAATTTGAAAAAGCAATTAATGCATTCAAACAAAGCTTCAAAAAATCAGAATAA
- the atpG gene encoding ATP synthase F1 subunit gamma: MASLKEIDSRIKSTKKMKQITSAMNMVSNSKLRKAEKNTKKFRPYMEKMEDAITAIAGSSSSSNHPMLNEREVKRVGYMVITSDSGLAGAYSANVLKKMIRDIEKRHQSQDEYRLIVLGKIGISFLENRGYKIENALTDIPDQPSFKAIQSIATRAVDLFNEEKIDELNVYYSHYVSVIENTPKSKKLLPLSPEDQSLGHGAMSSYEFEPDKESILKVLLPQYIESLIYGTILDAKASEHASRMNAMKNASDNATDLIDDLSLQYNRARQAAITQQITEIVGGAAALE, translated from the coding sequence GTGGCTTCTTTAAAAGAAATTGATTCACGTATTAAATCAACGAAAAAGATGAAACAAATTACGAGTGCGATGAACATGGTATCCAATTCTAAACTTCGTAAGGCTGAAAAAAATACGAAGAAATTCCGTCCTTATATGGAAAAGATGGAAGATGCTATTACAGCTATCGCAGGATCAAGTTCGTCTAGTAATCATCCGATGTTAAACGAGCGTGAAGTCAAGCGTGTGGGATACATGGTCATTACGAGTGATAGCGGATTAGCAGGTGCCTATAGCGCAAATGTTCTCAAAAAAATGATTCGTGATATTGAAAAGCGTCATCAAAGTCAGGATGAATATCGTCTTATTGTTTTAGGTAAAATAGGGATTTCATTTTTAGAAAATCGTGGCTATAAAATAGAAAACGCTTTGACTGATATTCCAGACCAACCTTCATTCAAAGCGATACAATCTATTGCGACACGTGCCGTTGATTTATTTAACGAAGAAAAAATTGACGAATTAAATGTCTACTATAGCCATTATGTCAGTGTGATTGAAAACACACCAAAAAGTAAAAAGTTACTGCCATTATCACCTGAAGATCAATCTTTAGGACATGGTGCAATGTCATCTTATGAATTTGAGCCTGACAAAGAATCAATCTTAAAAGTATTATTGCCACAATATATTGAAAGTTTGATTTATGGCACAATTTTAGATGCCAAAGCAAGTGAGCACGCTTCACGTATGAATGCCATGAAGAATGCTTCTGATAATGCAACTGATTTGATTGATGATTTATCTTTACAATATAACCGTGCACGACAAGCAGCAATCACACAACAAATTACTGAAATTGTTGGCGGTGCAGCAGCACTTGAATAA
- the atpD gene encoding F0F1 ATP synthase subunit beta codes for MGLGRVTQVMGPVIDVRFDHNEIPNINNALVIDVPRDGKTEQLTLEVALHLGDDVVRSIAMDSTDGVQRGAEVKDTGAPISVPVGDATLGRVFNVLGDKIDLEPEIDASVRRDPIHRQAPQFDELSTEVEILETGIKVVDLLAPYIKGGKIGLFGGAGVGKTVLIQELINNIAQEHGGISVFAGVGERTREGNDLYYEMKDSGVIAKTAMVFGQMNEPPGARMRVALSGLTMAEYFRDEQGQDVLLFIDNIFRFTQAGSEVSALLGRMPSAVGYQPTLATEMGQLQERITSTNKGSVTSIQAVFVPADDYTDPAPATAFAHLDATTNLERKLSEMGIYPAVDPLASTSRALEPTVVGQEHYEVARQVQSTLQKYRELQDIIAILGMDELSDEDKKTVERARRIQFFLSQNFHVAEQFTGQKGSYVPVKNTVQDFKAILDGKYDHIPEDAFRLVGGIDDVIAKAKDMGVEV; via the coding sequence ATGGGATTAGGCCGTGTAACACAGGTCATGGGGCCAGTCATTGACGTGCGTTTTGACCATAATGAAATTCCAAACATTAACAACGCACTTGTAATTGATGTACCTAGAGATGGTAAAACGGAACAACTCACTTTAGAAGTAGCCTTACATTTAGGTGATGATGTTGTTCGTTCTATCGCAATGGACTCAACAGATGGTGTACAACGTGGTGCTGAAGTGAAAGATACTGGAGCACCTATCAGTGTACCAGTTGGAGATGCAACATTAGGCCGTGTGTTTAATGTATTAGGAGATAAAATTGACCTTGAGCCAGAAATCGACGCTTCTGTCCGTCGTGATCCAATTCACCGTCAAGCCCCTCAATTTGATGAATTATCAACTGAGGTTGAAATTTTAGAAACGGGTATCAAAGTTGTAGACTTATTAGCCCCTTACATTAAAGGTGGTAAAATTGGATTATTCGGTGGTGCGGGTGTAGGTAAAACCGTTTTAATTCAAGAGCTCATTAATAACATCGCTCAAGAACACGGTGGTATTTCTGTATTCGCCGGTGTTGGTGAACGTACACGTGAAGGAAACGACTTGTACTACGAAATGAAAGACAGTGGTGTTATTGCGAAAACAGCGATGGTATTCGGTCAGATGAATGAGCCACCAGGTGCGCGTATGCGTGTAGCACTTTCTGGTTTAACAATGGCAGAATACTTCCGTGATGAACAAGGACAAGACGTGTTATTATTCATTGATAACATTTTCCGCTTCACTCAAGCAGGTTCAGAAGTATCTGCATTGTTAGGTCGTATGCCTTCAGCAGTAGGTTACCAACCAACATTAGCTACTGAAATGGGACAACTACAAGAGCGTATTACTTCAACAAATAAAGGTTCTGTTACGTCAATTCAAGCAGTATTCGTACCTGCCGATGACTATACTGACCCAGCACCAGCAACAGCTTTCGCGCACTTAGATGCGACGACAAACTTGGAACGTAAATTAAGTGAAATGGGTATTTATCCTGCAGTGGATCCTTTAGCGTCAACATCACGTGCCTTAGAGCCAACTGTCGTTGGACAAGAACATTACGAAGTGGCACGTCAAGTTCAATCTACATTACAAAAATACCGTGAATTACAAGATATTATTGCAATTTTAGGTATGGATGAGCTTTCAGACGAAGATAAGAAAACAGTTGAACGTGCGCGTCGTATTCAATTCTTCTTATCTCAAAACTTCCATGTTGCTGAACAGTTTACAGGACAAAAAGGTTCTTACGTACCAGTTAAAAATACGGTTCAAGACTTTAAAGCAATTTTAGATGGTAAATATGACCATATTCCTGAAGATGCTTTCCGTCTTGTAGGTGGTATTGACGACGTTATTGCCAAAGCTAAAGACATGGGTGTTGAAGTTTAA
- a CDS encoding F0F1 ATP synthase subunit epsilon, translated as MNTLTLDIVTPNGSVYKQDNVEIVVLQTTAGEMGVMHGHIPTVAPLRIGHIKVNRNGQSDYIAVTEGFAEIRQEKVNILVQSAESADDIDLERAKSAKQRATFYLDGDKSDTDYKRAERALKRAENRIEVAKFK; from the coding sequence ATGAATACATTAACCTTAGATATCGTCACTCCTAATGGTTCTGTTTATAAACAAGACAATGTAGAAATAGTTGTCTTACAAACAACAGCAGGCGAAATGGGTGTGATGCATGGTCACATTCCGACGGTTGCCCCATTACGTATAGGACATATTAAAGTTAACCGCAATGGTCAATCTGATTATATAGCTGTAACTGAAGGATTTGCGGAAATACGCCAAGAAAAAGTTAATATTTTAGTCCAGTCTGCAGAATCTGCGGATGATATTGACTTAGAGCGTGCAAAATCTGCCAAACAACGTGCGACGTTTTATCTAGATGGTGATAAAAGTGATACGGATTATAAACGTGCAGAACGCGCGTTAAAACGTGCAGAAAACCGCATCGAAGTCGCAAAATTTAAATAA
- a CDS encoding DUF1146 family protein: MEYIGQFAIVHLIMHVLCICIAYWCLNAVRLDQFFKKGYARQVQIAMIFVAILLGTSVSNFIVDLLQFSTQIQYLLK, encoded by the coding sequence ATGGAATATATAGGACAATTCGCAATTGTACATCTTATCATGCATGTGCTCTGTATTTGTATTGCGTACTGGTGTTTAAATGCTGTGCGCTTAGATCAATTTTTTAAAAAAGGCTATGCACGACAAGTTCAAATTGCCATGATATTTGTAGCAATTTTACTGGGAACGAGTGTGAGTAACTTTATTGTTGATTTATTACAATTTTCAACTCAAATACAATACTTATTAAAATAA
- the murA gene encoding UDP-N-acetylglucosamine 1-carboxyvinyltransferase: MDKIIVKGGNTLKGEVQVEGAKNAVLPILTASLLASKGKSELLNVPALSDVETINNVITVLNAKVKYNEKKQAVTVDASKELKEEAPYEYVSKMRASILVMGPLLARLGKAKVALPGGCAIGSRPIEQHLKGFEALGAEIHQEAGYIYAESPQGLIGNDIHLDFPSVGATQNIVMAASLAKGRTVIENVAREPEIVDLANYINEMGGDVKGAGTDTIIINGVETLTGVQHSIIPDRIEAGTFMIAAAITRGDVLVKGAIQEHMTSLVYKLEEMGVELEYKEEGIRVTAPEKLNPVDIKTLPHPGFPTDMQSQMMALLLTAEGHKVITETVFENRFMHVGEFKRMNAKISVEGRSAKIEGKSELQGAQVKATDLRAAAALILAGLVAEGETTVTELQHLDRGYVNFHGKLKDLGADIKRIHAKK; the protein is encoded by the coding sequence ATGGATAAAATTATTGTAAAAGGCGGCAATACCCTCAAAGGGGAAGTACAAGTTGAAGGAGCAAAAAATGCGGTTTTACCTATTCTTACAGCGTCATTACTCGCAAGTAAAGGTAAAAGTGAGCTCTTAAATGTGCCCGCTTTAAGCGATGTTGAAACGATAAACAATGTCATCACCGTACTGAATGCTAAAGTTAAATATAATGAAAAAAAACAAGCAGTGACCGTTGATGCGTCAAAAGAGCTCAAAGAGGAAGCACCCTACGAGTATGTGAGTAAAATGCGTGCGAGTATTTTAGTGATGGGCCCTCTTTTAGCACGTCTTGGAAAAGCAAAAGTCGCTTTACCAGGGGGATGTGCAATTGGTTCTAGACCGATCGAACAACATTTAAAAGGATTTGAGGCACTTGGTGCTGAAATACACCAAGAAGCGGGATATATTTATGCCGAAAGTCCTCAAGGATTAATCGGTAATGATATCCATTTAGATTTCCCAAGTGTAGGTGCTACACAAAATATTGTAATGGCAGCTTCATTGGCAAAAGGACGTACTGTCATTGAAAATGTTGCGAGAGAACCAGAAATTGTTGATTTAGCAAACTATATTAACGAAATGGGCGGCGATGTTAAAGGCGCAGGTACAGACACGATTATTATTAATGGTGTGGAAACTTTAACAGGTGTCCAACATTCCATTATTCCAGACAGAATTGAAGCAGGTACATTCATGATTGCAGCAGCGATAACGAGAGGGGACGTCCTCGTAAAAGGGGCTATCCAAGAACATATGACGAGTCTTGTCTATAAATTAGAAGAAATGGGAGTAGAACTTGAATATAAAGAAGAAGGTATTCGAGTGACGGCCCCTGAAAAACTCAACCCTGTTGATATTAAAACTTTACCTCATCCTGGTTTTCCGACTGATATGCAATCACAAATGATGGCATTATTATTAACTGCGGAAGGACATAAAGTCATCACAGAGACTGTGTTCGAAAACCGTTTTATGCATGTAGGTGAGTTTAAACGTATGAACGCGAAAATTTCAGTAGAAGGACGTAGTGCTAAAATCGAAGGGAAAAGCGAGCTTCAAGGTGCACAAGTGAAGGCCACTGATTTACGTGCAGCAGCTGCATTAATTTTAGCAGGATTAGTTGCTGAGGGAGAGACTACAGTGACTGAGTTGCAACATTTAGACCGTGGATATGTTAACTTCCATGGTAAACTCAAAGATTTAGGCGCAGATATTAAACGTATTCATGCAAAAAAATAA
- a CDS encoding DNA-directed RNA polymerase subunit beta: protein MQKNKPLKLWHWLQQSVSVQLTLFIIVAGLCFIIGLMTGFLINHDNLLNALNPKFWEHFKEIIGGSS from the coding sequence ATGCAAAAAAATAAGCCTTTAAAACTATGGCATTGGTTGCAACAATCCGTAAGTGTTCAGTTAACATTATTTATAATCGTAGCGGGTCTATGCTTTATTATTGGTTTAATGACAGGTTTTTTAATTAATCATGACAATCTATTAAATGCGTTAAATCCTAAATTTTGGGAACATTTTAAAGAAATAATTGGAGGCAGTTCATAA
- the fabZ gene encoding 3-hydroxyacyl-ACP dehydratase FabZ, producing METIFNYNEIKQIIPHRQPFLLIDKVVEYEPGQRCVGIKQVSGNEPFFQGHFPDYAVMPGVLITEALAQTGAVAMLNSEENKGKLALFAGIDKCRFKKQVVPGDTLKLEVEITKIKGPIGKGNAKATVDGQVACQCELTFALQDPQ from the coding sequence ATGGAAACTATTTTCAACTACAATGAAATCAAACAAATTATTCCACACCGTCAACCATTTTTGCTTATTGATAAAGTGGTTGAGTATGAACCTGGACAACGTTGTGTCGGAATCAAACAAGTCTCAGGCAATGAGCCTTTCTTCCAAGGGCATTTTCCAGATTATGCGGTGATGCCGGGTGTCTTAATCACAGAAGCTTTAGCGCAAACTGGTGCCGTTGCCATGCTCAATAGTGAAGAAAATAAAGGCAAACTGGCGTTATTTGCTGGTATTGATAAGTGTCGTTTTAAAAAACAAGTGGTACCAGGAGACACTTTAAAATTAGAGGTCGAAATTACAAAAATAAAAGGTCCAATAGGTAAAGGGAATGCAAAAGCAACAGTTGATGGTCAAGTGGCATGTCAATGTGAACTTACTTTTGCTTTGCAAGATCCACAATAA
- a CDS encoding YwpF-like family protein: protein MKTFKAVRFQIVSENGTVTEYELKDGVIINKENSGTGWLLEIVISDIHLEEMQSFMENETLLDIRVVITRPSNDPALFDATIKHITPLKETISIVFECHIYTLRQVYAENLLEQLVGEGLQGEELIKTFNRMMQSKPRLKDERNEE, encoded by the coding sequence GTGAAAACATTTAAAGCGGTACGATTTCAAATCGTTTCTGAAAATGGGACTGTAACAGAGTATGAACTAAAAGATGGTGTCATAATTAATAAAGAAAATAGCGGGACGGGTTGGCTTTTGGAAATCGTCATTTCTGATATTCATTTAGAAGAAATGCAATCTTTCATGGAAAACGAAACTTTACTAGATATTCGCGTCGTTATTACAAGACCATCAAATGATCCTGCGCTTTTTGATGCAACTATTAAGCATATTACCCCACTGAAAGAAACTATTTCAATCGTTTTCGAATGTCACATTTATACTTTAAGACAAGTCTATGCCGAGAATTTATTAGAACAATTAGTTGGAGAAGGCCTTCAAGGAGAAGAGCTGATTAAAACATTTAATCGCATGATGCAATCTAAACCGCGTTTAAAAGACGAACGAAATGAAGAATAA
- a CDS encoding single-stranded DNA-binding protein: MPLINQFQVTGTISKPPHYFDASETPFITFSIKVKRNYHSKNDKPIYDFLSCKAFGATATYIHETCKEEDHVAITGQIQTRRFEYQGERRYATELVVFQLENFPL, encoded by the coding sequence GTGCCATTAATAAATCAATTTCAAGTGACAGGGACGATTTCAAAGCCACCCCATTATTTTGACGCATCTGAGACGCCGTTTATTACATTTTCAATTAAAGTAAAAAGGAACTATCACAGCAAAAATGACAAACCGATTTATGATTTTCTTAGTTGTAAAGCATTTGGAGCAACGGCCACGTATATACATGAAACTTGTAAAGAGGAAGACCACGTGGCGATTACAGGACAGATTCAAACGCGACGGTTTGAATATCAAGGCGAGAGACGCTATGCTACAGAACTCGTGGTCTTCCAGTTAGAAAACTTTCCATTATAG
- a CDS encoding LysM peptidoglycan-binding domain-containing protein, with the protein MKKLLLASTTVGLLAASQFATNAEAAPQTQSQLQEGVHIIQWGDTLNKISEKYDVTVDQLKKWNNLESDVIYAGDKLYVTKAAAAAHGYAASSDFIVPTSNNNQAYTSYNHFAYSVEPTSYNQSYTTVTPAASTSNNTYTTYEAPVTQSVSNANTTVTTKTTSNYQAPPTTKATSNYQAPTTAGSGSVYEQFINAGGSAAMWNAIVLPESGGNPNIVSPNGYRGLGQTKEAWGTGSVATQTQGMLNYANTRYGSVERAIQFRQANGWW; encoded by the coding sequence ATGAAAAAATTACTTTTAGCATCAACTACAGTTGGTTTATTAGCGGCTAGTCAATTTGCAACAAATGCAGAAGCAGCACCTCAAACTCAATCACAACTTCAAGAAGGTGTACACATCATTCAATGGGGTGACACTTTAAATAAAATTTCTGAAAAATACGATGTAACAGTTGACCAATTAAAAAAATGGAATAACTTAGAATCAGATGTTATTTATGCTGGAGATAAGTTATACGTGACTAAAGCAGCAGCGGCAGCTCATGGTTATGCAGCTTCTTCTGATTTTATCGTTCCAACTTCTAATAACAATCAAGCTTATACATCTTATAATCATTTTGCATATTCAGTTGAACCTACATCTTACAATCAATCATATACAACAGTAACACCGGCGGCATCTACTTCAAATAATACTTATACAACTTATGAAGCGCCAGTAACGCAAAGTGTTTCAAATGCAAATACTACTGTAACAACAAAGACTACATCTAACTATCAAGCACCACCAACAACAAAAGCAACATCAAATTATCAAGCTCCAACAACTGCAGGTAGTGGATCAGTCTATGAACAATTTATTAATGCAGGCGGATCTGCTGCAATGTGGAATGCAATCGTACTTCCTGAATCTGGCGGAAATCCAAATATTGTAAGCCCTAACGGCTACAGAGGTTTAGGTCAAACAAAAGAAGCATGGGGTACAGGTAGCGTTGCCACTCAAACTCAAGGTATGCTTAACTATGCTAACACGCGATATGGTTCAGTAGAACGTGCGATTCAATTCCGTCAAGCTAACGGTTGGTGGTAA
- the tenA gene encoding thiaminase II gives MLFSESVKQEASPIIEAIYHDDFIQGMIRGDISKAAIQHYLRADARYLFEFAKIYSLLIPKVTSKKEIQFLTEQIEFSASGEVEAHHILADYVKVPYNEIIKEGEWYPSADHYIKHMYFNAYHYDNVAYTIAAMAPCPYVYQQVALKALREEDFANDHPLKPWFEFYAKGMDELMQHIDQWLNKCADNATEEEKNRLKRNFLESTVHEKQFFNMSYHQETWEFGGR, from the coding sequence ATGTTATTTTCTGAAAGTGTAAAACAAGAAGCCTCTCCAATAATTGAAGCGATTTATCACGATGATTTTATTCAAGGAATGATAAGAGGGGATATTTCAAAAGCGGCGATTCAACATTATTTACGTGCAGATGCACGGTATTTATTTGAGTTTGCTAAAATCTATTCGCTTTTAATACCTAAAGTTACTTCAAAAAAAGAAATCCAATTTTTAACTGAACAAATCGAGTTCTCTGCTTCAGGTGAAGTAGAGGCACACCATATTCTCGCAGATTACGTAAAAGTCCCTTATAATGAAATTATTAAAGAAGGTGAGTGGTATCCTTCTGCAGATCATTATATAAAACATATGTATTTCAATGCTTATCATTATGACAATGTCGCTTATACGATTGCTGCGATGGCGCCTTGTCCATACGTGTATCAACAAGTAGCGTTGAAAGCTTTACGTGAAGAAGATTTTGCAAACGACCATCCTTTAAAACCATGGTTTGAATTTTATGCAAAAGGAATGGATGAATTGATGCAACATATTGACCAGTGGCTCAATAAATGTGCGGACAATGCGACTGAAGAGGAAAAAAACCGATTAAAACGTAATTTTTTAGAAAGTACAGTTCATGAAAAACAATTTTTTAATATGTCTTATCATCAAGAAACTTGGGAATTTGGAGGAAGATAA
- the thiD gene encoding bifunctional hydroxymethylpyrimidine kinase/phosphomethylpyrimidine kinase: MKSLNIALTIAGTDPSGGAGVMADLKSFHACGVYGMTTITSIVAQNSLGVQHIHHLEPSWLEEQLESVYSDELPQALKTGMIPTPEMMDIVARYVKKQTIPYVIDPVMVAKSGDSLMEESVRQSLKDVLLPLADIATPNIPEAEEITKMTIQTEADIKKAGHFFLNEIGTKGVILKGGHLEGEACDYLFTKEDMHTFSSPRFNTLHTHGTGCTFSAVITAELAKGKSVFDAVAKAKKFISLAIKETPEIGQGRGPVNHFAYQQEKGWD; encoded by the coding sequence ATGAAATCCCTAAATATTGCTTTAACGATTGCAGGTACAGACCCTTCTGGAGGGGCAGGCGTGATGGCTGATTTAAAATCGTTTCATGCCTGTGGCGTCTATGGTATGACTACGATTACGAGTATCGTGGCTCAAAATTCACTGGGCGTACAACATATTCATCATTTAGAACCTTCTTGGTTAGAAGAACAACTTGAAAGTGTCTATTCCGATGAACTACCTCAGGCACTAAAAACGGGAATGATTCCGACACCAGAGATGATGGACATTGTTGCACGATATGTAAAAAAACAAACGATTCCCTATGTGATTGATCCTGTAATGGTGGCTAAAAGTGGAGACTCATTAATGGAAGAGAGTGTACGACAATCATTGAAGGATGTTCTATTGCCACTAGCCGATATTGCCACACCCAATATTCCAGAGGCTGAAGAAATTACAAAGATGACGATTCAAACAGAAGCCGACATCAAGAAAGCGGGACACTTTTTCTTAAATGAAATTGGAACGAAAGGTGTTATCCTTAAAGGAGGACATCTTGAAGGCGAGGCATGCGATTATTTATTTACTAAAGAAGACATGCATACCTTCTCAAGTCCACGTTTTAATACGTTACACACCCATGGGACAGGATGTACTTTTTCAGCAGTCATCACAGCGGAACTTGCGAAAGGTAAATCTGTTTTTGACGCAGTGGCGAAAGCAAAAAAATTTATTTCACTAGCGATAAAAGAAACTCCTGAAATAGGACAAGGCCGAGGCCCGGTCAATCATTTCGCCTATCAACAAGAGAAAGGTTGGGATTAA
- the thiM gene encoding hydroxyethylthiazole kinase, producing MGQLTQVRHTQPLVVCYTNDVVKNFTANGLLSLGASPAMSEAPEEAKDFFKATQALLINIGTLTRQTGADMLEIAKQANDQGVPIVFDPVAVGASQFRKDFCRQFLSQVKVDVIKGNGSEILALIDETATMKGTDSSTDIDIVSIAKQAYDHFQTAIVLTGEQDVIVQEGKVVVLDNGSQLLTKITGAGCLLGAVVASFLLRQQVPNIDVLIEAVSTYNIAAEHAELSESAMLPGTFLVAFIDALHQIDEATVHQELKIEKR from the coding sequence ATGGGTCAATTAACGCAAGTGCGTCATACACAACCCCTCGTTGTATGTTATACCAATGACGTTGTAAAAAACTTTACAGCGAACGGTTTACTCAGTTTAGGTGCAAGTCCTGCAATGAGTGAAGCCCCAGAAGAAGCTAAAGACTTTTTTAAAGCCACCCAAGCGTTATTAATTAATATTGGAACTTTAACGAGACAAACGGGTGCCGACATGCTTGAAATAGCGAAACAAGCGAACGACCAAGGGGTGCCAATTGTATTTGACCCTGTAGCTGTAGGGGCGTCACAGTTCAGAAAAGATTTCTGTCGTCAGTTTTTATCACAAGTGAAAGTAGATGTGATAAAAGGAAACGGGTCTGAAATTTTAGCATTAATTGATGAAACAGCGACAATGAAAGGAACAGATAGTTCAACAGACATTGACATTGTATCAATAGCGAAACAAGCTTATGATCATTTTCAAACCGCGATTGTGCTCACAGGTGAACAAGATGTGATTGTTCAAGAGGGAAAGGTTGTCGTACTAGACAATGGTTCACAGCTCCTTACTAAAATAACAGGAGCAGGATGCTTGCTTGGAGCGGTAGTTGCATCGTTTTTATTACGTCAACAAGTGCCTAATATAGATGTTTTAATTGAAGCGGTTTCCACGTACAACATTGCAGCAGAACATGCAGAATTAAGTGAAAGCGCAATGCTTCCGGGAACTTTTCTCGTTGCATTTATAGATGCCTTACATCAAATTGACGAAGCGACGGTGCATCAAGAATTAAAAATAGAGAAGAGATGA